The Rhodoluna lacicola genome includes the window GCAGTCCACGCCGCAGAGAAGGGCGAGCCAGACATCATTTTGCTAGACGTGATGCTGCCAGATATGAATGGTTTCAGCGTCACCAAGAAACTTCGCTCAATGGGCATCAATGCCCCGGTGCTCTTTCTCACCGCTCGCGATGAAACAGAAGACAAGATCACCGGCCTTACCGTTGGTGGCGATGACTACATGACCAAGCCATTTAGCTTGGATGAAATCGTTGCTCGCATCAACGCGATTCTTCGCCGAACCAAAGCGGCCGAGGTCGAGGAATCGGTGTTGGAAGTTGGTGAGATCAAGATCAACCAAGACGCACACGATGTATTCGTTAACGGCACCCTGGTTGACCTAAGCCCAACCGAGTACAAACTGCTTCG containing:
- a CDS encoding response regulator transcription factor; the protein is MENVKVLIVDDEPNIRDLLSTSLRFAGFSVHAVANGADAVHAAEKGEPDIILLDVMLPDMNGFSVTKKLRSMGINAPVLFLTARDETEDKITGLTVGGDDYMTKPFSLDEIVARINAILRRTKAAEVEESVLEVGEIKINQDAHDVFVNGTLVDLSPTEYKLLRFLMSNPNRVLTKAQILDHVWEYDFNGEMGIVESYVSYLRKKLDPLTTEPLIQTKRGVGYMYKSAKNGK